Proteins from a single region of Thunnus albacares chromosome 14, fThuAlb1.1, whole genome shotgun sequence:
- the tmem72 gene encoding transmembrane protein 72, with protein sequence MGNSESMWWILVECICRILGVSTATVLCAVGVETLQLGEFNSLGIYLLVSSVGIMMFELAYFLDTLLVMCLPRPPDWQLFVLWGKMARIGGFHKFLYYSIMSVVCFLHPVLVWHAIIPGTMLLVTAFFNFILSKKTKTKSPKRPQESYNDQGLTTVCVTERPDDTFSLFHIVTGRRGARLALATRDHSLGLGERGESDQAMLELEQTTAAKEIDRERRRRKERRPICLRGREEPVEREMEEMEGHYEPEPDTTSDTAPMITD encoded by the exons ATGGGGAACTCAGAGAGCATGTGGTGGATTTTGGTCGAGTGCATCTGCAGGATCCTTGGTGTTTCTACGGCAACAG TGTTATGTGCTGTAGGAGTGGAAACCCTACAACTGGGAGAATTCAACAGCCTCGGCATCTACCTACT AGTGTCATCCGTTGGCATCATGATGTTTGAGTTGGCCTACTTCCTGGATACACTCCTGGTCATGTGTCTGCC CCGTCCTCCAGACTGGcaactgtttgtgttgtggGGGAAGATGGCGCGCATCGGAGGCTTCCATAAGTTCCTCTATTACTCTATAATGTCAGTGGTCTGTTTCTTGCATCCTGTGTTGGTGTGGCACGCCATTATCCCAG GGACAATGCTGCTAGTGACTGCCTTTTTCAACTTCATATTgagcaagaaaacaaagacCAAGTCTCCCAAGAGGCCACAGGAGAGCTACAACGACCAAGGCCTgaccacagtgtgtgtgacagagcgCCCGGATGAcactttctcactcttccacaTAGTAACAGGAAGGAGAGGGGCGCGACTGGCTCTCGCAACCAGAGACCACAGCCTCGGCCTgggtgagagaggagagagcgaCCAGGCCATGCTGGAGCTGGAGCAGACAACAGCAGCTAAAGAAATtgacagggagaggaggaggcggaAAGAGAGGAGGCCAATATGCTTAAGAGGCAGGGAGGAGcctgtggagagagagatggaggagatggaggggcACTATGAGCCCGAGCCAGACACCACCTCAGACACTGCACCTATGATTACAGACTGA